The following are encoded in a window of Hydrogenispora ethanolica genomic DNA:
- the radC gene encoding RadC family protein: protein MENRPTIKDLPLEERPRERLIHNGPEHLAAAELIAIILRTGSANRTAINVAEELIATYKDLRGLAKASVAEIAHCHGIGPAKAVQLKAAFELGRRVLTSNPVQQPAIRNPQDIFDLLKASFQDLDREHFKVVHLNTKNQVLKIETTAIGILSSSPVHPREVFKEAVKMSSAGVVLAHNHPSGDPTPSKDDLLLTSRLREAGEILGISVIDHVIFGDNRYISLKERGHLS, encoded by the coding sequence GTGGAAAACCGGCCAACGATCAAAGACTTGCCACTGGAGGAACGCCCCCGGGAACGGTTGATTCATAACGGCCCGGAGCATTTAGCGGCGGCGGAATTGATCGCGATTATTTTGCGAACCGGTTCAGCCAATCGAACCGCCATTAATGTAGCGGAGGAGTTGATTGCCACTTATAAGGATTTACGGGGCCTGGCCAAAGCTTCGGTAGCCGAGATTGCCCATTGCCACGGGATCGGTCCGGCCAAAGCGGTGCAGTTGAAAGCCGCTTTTGAATTGGGACGCAGGGTATTGACCAGCAACCCGGTTCAGCAACCCGCCATCCGGAATCCGCAGGATATATTCGATCTTTTGAAAGCAAGTTTTCAGGATCTTGACCGGGAGCATTTCAAAGTGGTGCACTTGAATACCAAAAATCAAGTCTTAAAAATCGAGACCACGGCGATCGGGATCCTTAGTTCCTCTCCGGTACATCCGCGCGAGGTATTTAAAGAAGCGGTTAAAATGAGCAGTGCCGGCGTAGTTCTGGCTCATAATCACCCCAGCGGTGATCCGACCCCCAGCAAAGACGATCTGTTGCTCACTTCCCGCTTGCGCGAGGCCGGGGAAATTTTGGGGATTTCAGTGATCGATCATGTAATATTTGGCGATAATCGTTATATTAGTCTTAAAGAACGCGGCCACCTGTCTTGA
- a CDS encoding rod shape-determining protein, translating to MFKSLLGRFAKDMGIDLGTANTLVYVQGRGIVLQEPTVVAIEKDTNNIFAVGSEAKQMVGRTPGNIIAVRPMKDGVIADFDVTEKMLHYFISKSGKNIGILSPRVIIGVPSGVTEVEKRAVMDAGLQAGAREVFLIEEPMAAAIGAGLQVEEPTGNLIVDIGGGTTEVAVISLGGIVSSRSIRIAGDEMNEAIGHYIKRHYNLMVGERTAEDIKREIGSAYPVGPEQKLDVRGRDLLTGLPKTITISSNEVREALTEPVSGIVEAVKMTLEKTPPELAADILDKGIVMAGGGSLLQGIDHLLMEETGMPVQIAEDPLTCVARGTGMALERNYQDLKRVLISNRKMA from the coding sequence ATGTTTAAATCACTATTGGGCCGTTTTGCTAAGGATATGGGAATTGATTTGGGTACCGCCAACACCTTGGTATATGTCCAGGGCCGGGGGATCGTTTTACAGGAACCGACGGTGGTAGCCATTGAAAAAGATACAAACAATATCTTCGCGGTGGGGAGCGAGGCCAAGCAGATGGTCGGCCGCACCCCGGGGAATATTATCGCGGTTCGCCCCATGAAAGACGGCGTCATTGCCGATTTTGACGTCACCGAGAAGATGTTGCATTACTTTATCAGCAAATCCGGCAAGAATATTGGGATCCTTTCGCCGCGGGTGATTATCGGAGTGCCTTCCGGGGTAACCGAAGTTGAAAAACGGGCGGTCATGGATGCCGGCCTACAGGCCGGGGCCAGAGAAGTATTTTTAATCGAGGAGCCCATGGCGGCGGCCATTGGCGCCGGGCTGCAGGTCGAAGAGCCTACCGGAAATTTGATCGTGGATATCGGCGGCGGCACCACCGAAGTAGCAGTCATTTCGCTGGGCGGAATCGTCTCCAGCCGTTCGATCCGGATCGCCGGCGATGAAATGAACGAGGCCATCGGCCATTATATTAAACGCCATTACAACCTGATGGTCGGCGAACGGACCGCCGAGGATATCAAACGGGAGATCGGATCCGCTTATCCGGTGGGACCCGAACAAAAGCTGGATGTCCGGGGCCGCGATCTATTGACCGGATTGCCGAAGACGATCACGATTTCCAGCAACGAAGTTCGCGAAGCTTTGACCGAACCGGTCTCGGGAATTGTCGAAGCCGTGAAGATGACGCTGGAGAAAACCCCGCCGGAACTTGCCGCCGATATTCTCGATAAAGGGATCGTCATGGCCGGCGGCGGTTCGTTATTGCAAGGCATCGATCATCTGTTGATGGAAGAGACCGGCATGCCGGTTCAGATTGCAGAGGATCCGTTGACCTGTGTGGCCCGGGGGACCGGAATGGCCTTGGAACGGAATTATCAGGATCTAAAGCGGGTGTTGATCTCCAACCGGAAAATGGCATAA
- the mreC gene encoding rod shape-determining protein MreC, translating to MHLFTDRRYLLVALIILIITWGMFVTSRERPREGKIEYFFNTAMAPLESVFNRIGGAIDDSWRTVNRLSRLKVDNDRLRAENSRLKARQAGLDKLRAENNRLREALKFQQSQPHELIGAEPISVNPSNWYHTIIINKGAADGIGKNMAVINPEGVVGRIGEVRSNTAEVILITDPREGNNVGGVVNRTQDLVIVTGGGFLQGECTVKPAVETYFSSLKKGDLVYTGETSEIFPRGIRIGRVIQVSRGANKLASKAVLKPAVHLGKLQMIFVIKTKRDLPVTPAPISGGGE from the coding sequence TTGCATCTATTTACGGACCGCCGCTATTTATTGGTGGCATTGATTATTCTGATTATAACTTGGGGTATGTTTGTGACCTCCCGGGAACGGCCTCGTGAAGGTAAGATCGAGTATTTTTTTAATACCGCCATGGCGCCGCTGGAGAGCGTTTTTAACCGGATCGGCGGCGCCATTGACGACAGCTGGCGCACGGTCAACCGGTTGAGCCGGCTCAAGGTGGACAATGATCGGCTCCGGGCGGAGAACAGCCGCCTCAAGGCCCGTCAAGCTGGTCTCGATAAATTGCGGGCTGAAAATAACCGCTTGCGTGAGGCCTTGAAATTTCAGCAATCACAGCCGCATGAGCTAATCGGGGCGGAGCCGATCTCCGTCAATCCCAGCAATTGGTATCATACCATCATCATTAATAAAGGCGCGGCCGATGGTATCGGCAAGAATATGGCCGTGATCAACCCCGAGGGTGTCGTGGGGCGGATCGGTGAGGTCCGCAGCAATACCGCGGAGGTCATCCTGATTACTGACCCCCGCGAAGGAAACAATGTCGGCGGTGTCGTGAATCGGACCCAGGACCTGGTGATCGTGACCGGCGGGGGCTTCCTGCAAGGCGAGTGCACCGTCAAACCCGCTGTTGAAACGTATTTCAGCAGCTTGAAAAAGGGCGATCTGGTTTATACCGGGGAGACGAGTGAGATCTTTCCGCGCGGCATCCGCATCGGGCGGGTTATCCAGGTCAGCAGGGGCGCCAATAAACTGGCGAGCAAAGCGGTTTTGAAACCTGCCGTACACCTGGGCAAATTGCAGATGATTTTCGTGATCAAAACCAAACGGGATTTACCGGTGACTCCGGCTCCGATTTCGGGAGGAGGAGAATAA
- the mreD gene encoding rod shape-determining protein MreD produces MRFAILTISVILGVAIQATWLAQLNLPGQVVPDLILILVISYGLLRGPDEGLLFGLAAGFFLNLHSGGIIGIEALSKMMAGYCAGLLEKNIFKDNLLVPVVAVLAGTLIFNSFSGLMYIAFKANYNLWGMFISNILPQTAYNAVLAPLVYYFLFKSEHFISEQSNS; encoded by the coding sequence ATGCGCTTTGCAATCTTAACAATCAGCGTGATTCTGGGCGTGGCTATCCAAGCCACCTGGTTGGCGCAGTTGAATCTGCCGGGCCAGGTCGTTCCGGATCTGATTTTAATACTGGTAATCTCTTACGGATTGTTACGGGGGCCTGACGAGGGCCTCCTCTTTGGGCTTGCGGCCGGATTCTTCCTGAATCTGCATAGCGGCGGGATCATCGGCATCGAGGCGCTCTCCAAAATGATGGCCGGATACTGCGCGGGTCTTTTGGAAAAGAACATTTTTAAGGATAACCTCCTGGTCCCGGTAGTTGCCGTGCTGGCTGGCACACTGATCTTCAATTCGTTCTCAGGGCTTATGTATATTGCTTTCAAGGCGAACTACAATCTCTGGGGAATGTTTATATCCAATATTCTGCCTCAGACGGCCTACAATGCTGTTCTGGCTCCTTTAGTCTACTATTTCCTGTTTAAATCGGAACATTTCATCAGCGAGCAGAGTAATTCATGA
- the mrdA gene encoding penicillin-binding protein 2, whose translation MAARNLEHKFKIIAGMVLIIFALLFVRLWVLQIMQGATIMLKSRANQTRVSRINAPRGIFYDRKGKILASSRISHTVSVVPEDVKDKPEVIALLSKILKISENELLAKLSPDPKRPRNPYQFIPISKDLDSATVIKILEAKLDLPGVEVDDIPLRYYPYGEYASHLFGYIREISESELNELKSKDYRLGDLIGKTGLERTYEDYLRGVAGGKIYEVDINGRPLRLLENKEPVPGDNLHLTIDQKVQAAAEKALDDQFLNLQKNSQWRNAKSGAVIALDPRNGNILAMVSKPGFDPNLFTGVITPEIAQKLYNNPLHPFSNRVVQGEFQPGSTFKPITVLAALMEHKVNEKDRFYCSGYDPVWGSRFKCWIYSERRGGHGSQTVVEGLKNSCNIVMAELSRKIGPDTLAKYARYFGLGQATGLNLYPGEAKGFIPDTDWKKQRFKDRWYPLETLHFGIGQGYLTVTPLQLAQVYEAIANGGKVYHPQLVSKITTPGGKVVLTNEPKVVKELNVPTEIMATVREGLSEVISEGTAAYAFRGFPLDKYPVSGKTGTVQKPPYDNSGVFAAYAPSNKPEIVVIVYIEQGGSGSGGAAPVARKILEAYFNLDKKPKAATPAQSGANSRVSPGPSTLPTAPSATSPEPTQPAAEEPSGTALPNNAMPSTTTGTTP comes from the coding sequence ATGGCAGCAAGAAACTTGGAACACAAGTTTAAAATCATCGCCGGCATGGTGCTGATCATTTTTGCGTTGCTCTTTGTCCGGCTCTGGGTTCTCCAGATCATGCAGGGCGCGACGATTATGCTAAAATCGCGGGCCAACCAAACCCGTGTCAGCCGGATCAATGCGCCGCGTGGCATTTTCTACGACCGCAAAGGGAAGATCCTTGCCAGCAGCCGGATCTCCCACACCGTTTCCGTTGTCCCCGAAGACGTCAAAGATAAGCCGGAGGTCATTGCGCTACTGAGCAAGATCCTGAAGATCTCCGAGAACGAACTTCTGGCGAAATTGAGCCCCGATCCGAAGCGGCCCCGCAATCCTTATCAATTTATACCCATCAGCAAAGATTTGGATTCGGCCACGGTCATCAAAATTCTTGAGGCGAAATTGGATTTGCCTGGCGTGGAAGTGGACGATATCCCGCTCCGTTATTATCCCTACGGCGAATATGCCAGCCACTTGTTCGGGTATATCCGGGAGATCAGTGAATCGGAACTGAATGAACTGAAATCCAAAGATTACCGGTTGGGTGATCTGATCGGCAAAACCGGTCTGGAACGGACTTACGAGGATTATCTACGCGGCGTAGCCGGTGGAAAAATTTACGAGGTTGATATCAACGGCCGTCCGCTGCGTTTGCTGGAGAATAAAGAGCCGGTCCCCGGCGACAATCTCCATTTGACCATTGACCAGAAGGTCCAGGCTGCAGCGGAAAAAGCCTTAGACGATCAGTTCTTGAATCTCCAAAAGAACAGCCAATGGCGGAATGCCAAATCCGGTGCGGTGATCGCCCTGGATCCGCGAAACGGCAATATTTTAGCCATGGTCAGTAAACCGGGTTTCGACCCCAACCTGTTCACGGGGGTGATTACGCCGGAAATCGCTCAGAAGCTCTATAATAATCCCCTGCATCCTTTCAGTAACCGGGTGGTCCAAGGGGAGTTTCAACCGGGTTCGACTTTTAAGCCCATCACTGTCCTGGCGGCATTAATGGAACATAAGGTCAACGAGAAAGATCGTTTTTACTGCAGTGGCTACGATCCGGTATGGGGCAGCCGCTTCAAATGTTGGATCTACTCCGAGCGGCGGGGCGGTCATGGCAGTCAAACTGTGGTAGAAGGCCTGAAGAACTCCTGCAATATTGTTATGGCTGAGTTGAGCCGGAAGATTGGTCCTGACACATTAGCGAAATATGCCCGGTATTTCGGCCTGGGCCAGGCGACGGGGCTCAATCTCTATCCCGGCGAAGCCAAGGGATTTATACCGGATACTGACTGGAAAAAGCAACGGTTTAAAGATCGCTGGTATCCTTTGGAAACCTTGCATTTCGGCATCGGACAAGGTTATCTGACGGTGACGCCGTTGCAATTGGCCCAGGTTTATGAGGCGATCGCCAATGGCGGCAAAGTCTATCATCCGCAACTTGTCTCCAAGATTACCACCCCTGGCGGGAAAGTGGTTTTGACCAATGAACCGAAGGTCGTTAAAGAACTTAACGTGCCGACGGAAATCATGGCTACGGTTCGGGAAGGCCTCTCGGAAGTAATCAGTGAAGGAACCGCCGCTTACGCGTTTCGCGGCTTTCCTTTGGATAAATATCCGGTCTCGGGAAAGACCGGTACGGTCCAAAAACCGCCTTATGATAACTCGGGGGTCTTTGCCGCATATGCGCCTTCCAATAAACCGGAGATTGTCGTGATTGTCTATATTGAGCAAGGCGGTTCCGGAAGCGGCGGGGCTGCTCCGGTGGCCCGCAAGATTCTTGAGGCTTATTTTAATTTAGATAAAAAGCCCAAAGCAGCTACGCCAGCTCAATCCGGCGCTAATTCCCGGGTATCGCCTGGTCCTTCGACGCTACCCACCGCACCGTCGGCGACCAGTCCGGAGCCGACTCAGCCTGCAGCTGAAGAACCCAGTGGGACGGCGCTTCCGAATAACGCGATGCCCTCAACAACGACCGGAACAACGCCCTGA
- the minC gene encoding septum site-determining protein MinC, with translation MIARTGAMAKRVESVVFKGYKSGLTLIIPEQGPFDHYLTELKARLEQSKEFFRGVKISVKIGKRQLSEADQEALKELLQEFGLIFFRIVDETVLVATVNNKRSVKENDEFIGTITVKRTIRSGQRVEFEGNLVIMGDVNPGAEVAASGDIVVLGKLRGTAHAGATGNQNAKIYAFYFNPVQIRIAEVITRAPEAKKRKDSGYHGPEVAKIKDGLIMVEPALV, from the coding sequence ATGATCGCACGTACCGGGGCCATGGCCAAGCGAGTCGAAAGCGTGGTATTTAAAGGATATAAGAGCGGTTTGACCTTGATCATTCCCGAACAGGGTCCTTTCGATCACTATCTAACTGAGTTAAAAGCCCGTTTGGAACAGTCCAAGGAGTTTTTCAGAGGCGTAAAAATTTCCGTCAAGATCGGCAAGCGGCAGCTGTCCGAGGCCGATCAGGAAGCCTTAAAAGAGTTGTTGCAAGAGTTTGGTTTAATCTTCTTTCGGATCGTGGATGAAACGGTTTTGGTAGCGACCGTGAATAATAAGCGCAGTGTCAAAGAGAACGATGAGTTTATCGGCACGATTACGGTGAAAAGGACGATCCGTTCCGGCCAGCGGGTGGAATTCGAAGGCAATCTGGTCATTATGGGGGATGTCAATCCAGGAGCGGAGGTCGCTGCCAGCGGCGATATCGTGGTATTGGGAAAATTGCGGGGAACCGCTCACGCCGGGGCAACGGGCAATCAAAATGCCAAAATCTACGCATTTTATTTCAACCCGGTGCAGATCCGGATCGCCGAAGTGATCACCAGGGCTCCCGAAGCAAAGAAACGTAAAGATTCGGGATATCATGGTCCTGAAGTTGCAAAGATCAAGGATGGGTTGATCATGGTGGAACCGGCGTTAGTTTAA
- the minD gene encoding septum site-determining protein MinD — translation MSGRVIVITSGKGGVGKTTTCANIGTGLSLRGRKTVLIDADIGLRNLDVVMGLENRIVYDLVHVVEKQCKIKQALIKDKRYENLYLLPAAQTKEKDAVKPEQMKELCDELRQEFDNILIDCPAGIEQGFRNAIAGADQAVIVTTPDVSAVRDADRIIGLLQANEFAVPQLVVNRVRPDMVRKGDMMDISDVNDILAIDLLGVVPDDQSIIVSTNRGEPAVTDRSSRAGEAFRNIVARLEGENVPFMSLDYDLGLFDKLLRLIKK, via the coding sequence ATGTCGGGTAGAGTTATCGTAATTACTTCAGGAAAAGGCGGGGTTGGAAAAACCACCACTTGTGCCAATATTGGAACCGGCCTATCGCTCCGGGGCCGCAAAACCGTATTAATCGATGCCGACATCGGCTTGCGGAATCTGGACGTGGTGATGGGTCTCGAAAACCGGATCGTGTACGACCTGGTCCATGTCGTCGAGAAGCAATGCAAGATTAAGCAAGCTTTGATCAAGGATAAACGGTATGAGAACCTGTATCTGTTGCCGGCGGCACAGACCAAGGAGAAAGACGCGGTTAAGCCGGAACAGATGAAAGAGCTTTGTGACGAGTTGCGCCAAGAGTTTGACAATATCTTGATCGATTGCCCGGCCGGAATCGAGCAAGGGTTTCGCAATGCCATCGCCGGCGCCGACCAAGCCGTGATTGTGACCACGCCCGATGTATCAGCGGTGCGCGATGCCGACCGGATTATCGGTTTGTTGCAAGCCAATGAGTTCGCTGTACCCCAGTTGGTTGTCAACCGGGTGCGCCCGGATATGGTCCGCAAAGGCGATATGATGGACATCTCGGATGTCAATGATATCCTGGCCATTGATCTTTTGGGAGTGGTGCCGGACGATCAGAGCATCATCGTTTCCACTAATCGCGGCGAACCGGCGGTAACCGACCGTTCCTCACGGGCCGGTGAAGCGTTCCGGAATATTGTTGCCCGGCTGGAAGGGGAGAATGTTCCCTTCATGTCCCTGGATTATGATCTGGGGCTCTTCGACAAGCTGCTGCGGTTAATCAAGAAATGA
- the minE gene encoding cell division topological specificity factor MinE, producing the protein MDFINKLFKEDSSKDRAVERLRLVLVHDRASVSPGLMESLKEDLIDVISKYMDIDEQTMEVNLASSERSASLVANIPVKRIRRQ; encoded by the coding sequence ATGGATTTTATCAACAAGCTTTTTAAGGAAGATTCCAGCAAAGACCGGGCCGTGGAACGGCTCCGACTGGTATTGGTCCATGATCGCGCCAGTGTCTCGCCCGGCTTGATGGAGTCGTTGAAAGAAGATCTGATTGATGTCATTTCAAAATACATGGACATCGATGAGCAGACGATGGAGGTCAACTTGGCTTCCTCCGAACGTTCGGCCTCGCTGGTCGCGAATATTCCCGTGAAGCGGATCCGCAGACAGTAA
- the rodA gene encoding rod shape-determining protein RodA, with protein sequence MDRRLLKNIDFTLLAVVVALIFIGLLMVFSATHAKEALTHGDPFSFVKKQAVAVVVGVLLMVGILFFDYRISDRMLQFLYALNILMLLLVLTPLGSTRNGAQSWLFGVQPSEFAKVIMIITFGKYLADKESLATFSSFIGPFCFVGVPLLLILLQPDLGTALVFIFFMFTMMYTAGAPGWKLSLLIGIGVLGIALLFASHYFFNTPLPIKEYQVARLTSFIDPERDPQGSGWNVRQAMIAVGSGQFFGKGLFRGTQGRLGYLPENHTDFIFAVLCEELGFIGGFGVLFLFFSLIWRGIRIGYQARDRAGTIIAVGLVSMFLFHILENIGMNIGIMPITGIPLPFISSGGSSMISNLVAIGILVNIWARRQKIMF encoded by the coding sequence TTGGATCGTCGGCTTTTAAAAAATATCGATTTCACTTTGCTAGCGGTCGTTGTGGCATTGATCTTCATCGGATTGCTGATGGTTTTCAGCGCTACCCATGCCAAGGAAGCCTTGACCCACGGCGATCCGTTCTCATTTGTAAAAAAGCAGGCGGTCGCCGTCGTTGTCGGTGTCTTATTGATGGTGGGGATACTCTTCTTTGACTACCGGATCTCCGACCGGATGCTGCAGTTTCTTTACGCGCTCAATATCCTCATGTTACTGTTGGTGCTCACTCCGCTCGGCAGCACCCGGAATGGCGCCCAAAGCTGGTTGTTTGGGGTCCAGCCTTCGGAGTTTGCGAAAGTGATTATGATTATCACTTTCGGGAAGTATTTGGCCGATAAAGAAAGCCTAGCCACTTTTTCCAGCTTTATTGGGCCCTTCTGTTTCGTCGGCGTACCATTATTACTGATCTTGCTTCAGCCGGACTTGGGGACTGCCCTGGTCTTTATCTTTTTCATGTTTACAATGATGTATACCGCGGGTGCGCCCGGCTGGAAGCTGTCGCTATTAATCGGGATCGGGGTGCTCGGGATCGCGTTGCTCTTTGCCTCGCATTATTTTTTCAATACGCCGTTGCCAATCAAAGAGTATCAAGTCGCCCGGCTGACCAGTTTCATCGATCCGGAACGGGATCCGCAGGGCAGCGGCTGGAATGTCCGGCAGGCGATGATTGCCGTCGGCTCCGGCCAGTTCTTTGGAAAAGGCTTGTTCCGGGGAACCCAGGGACGGCTCGGTTATTTGCCGGAGAACCATACCGACTTCATCTTTGCCGTTCTCTGTGAGGAGCTTGGCTTTATCGGCGGTTTCGGCGTGTTGTTTTTATTCTTCTCGCTAATCTGGCGCGGGATCCGCATCGGCTACCAGGCCAGGGATCGCGCCGGCACGATTATTGCGGTCGGCTTGGTTTCGATGTTTTTATTTCACATCTTGGAGAACATCGGAATGAACATCGGCATTATGCCAATCACTGGGATTCCTTTGCCATTTATCAGTTCCGGCGGCAGTTCGATGATCTCCAATCTGGTGGCTATCGGAATTCTGGTCAATATTTGGGCGCGTCGCCAGAAGATTATGTTTTAA
- a CDS encoding NUDIX domain-containing protein gives MHSEAVEYRAGGIVVRYQTGGPEYLLVTSNSCKSRWIVPAGHIETGESAVAAAVREVMEEAGVAAKVLDDMGSIEYLWNRQQQTVRIDTRLFLMEYLHTAVESPEGRQVRFFNIRQLKTLEMWDETRRFLQTIHPRVLARG, from the coding sequence ATGCATTCGGAAGCGGTGGAATATCGGGCTGGCGGCATTGTCGTACGGTATCAGACGGGTGGTCCCGAGTATTTATTGGTGACCAGTAATTCTTGTAAGAGCCGATGGATCGTTCCGGCGGGGCACATCGAGACGGGCGAGTCAGCGGTCGCCGCCGCGGTTCGGGAGGTCATGGAGGAAGCCGGCGTAGCCGCAAAAGTCTTGGACGACATGGGCAGCATTGAATACCTATGGAACCGACAGCAGCAGACGGTGCGGATCGATACGAGGTTATTCTTGATGGAATATCTGCATACTGCAGTGGAGAGTCCCGAGGGACGACAGGTTCGGTTTTTCAATATCCGGCAACTTAAAACCTTGGAAATGTGGGACGAGACTCGCAGGTTTTTACAGACTATTCATCCGCGGGTATTGGCGCGGGGCTAA
- the yfcE gene encoding phosphodiesterase: protein MKIGIVSDTHGSLTAWRMAYMLLKEADVIVHCGDILYHGPRNPLPDGYQPRELAEELNGTTVPLLFAKGNCDAEVDQLLLNYPLESPYLHLITPDFKILFHHGHHFAPEEIPAKIARNYQVVVSGHTHLPGIQRFGSVITLNPGSPSLPKNQPQLPTVAMIDGRQLKILELHHGTVLESLAI, encoded by the coding sequence ATGAAAATCGGAATTGTCAGTGATACTCATGGTTCGCTTACCGCTTGGCGCATGGCTTATATGCTTCTAAAAGAAGCTGACGTGATCGTTCATTGCGGCGACATCCTTTATCATGGTCCCCGCAATCCCTTACCCGACGGCTATCAACCTCGTGAATTAGCCGAAGAACTTAATGGAACAACGGTACCGCTGCTTTTTGCAAAGGGTAACTGTGATGCAGAAGTAGACCAGCTTTTACTGAATTATCCATTGGAATCGCCTTATCTTCATCTCATAACCCCGGATTTTAAAATCCTCTTCCACCATGGCCATCATTTTGCGCCCGAAGAGATCCCGGCGAAAATCGCTCGGAATTATCAGGTGGTGGTCTCCGGCCATACCCATTTACCGGGTATTCAGCGATTTGGATCGGTAATCACCCTAAATCCAGGCAGTCCATCTCTACCCAAAAACCAACCGCAGCTTCCAACGGTCGCCATGATCGACGGGCGCCAACTCAAGATTTTAGAGCTCCACCACGGTACAGTTCTTGAAAGTCTTGCCATTTGA
- a CDS encoding glucosaminidase domain-containing protein, which yields MAQDPTWLTFLKELWNWMIAFFKKLLAIQPVEEPSDPAVDALLKEISKGVTGDATVILSQSYLRALGFPIGNYGPNQNGVDGVYGSASQASVKLFQSMVGLSNSGQLETGTLIRLKEKVYAHATVRDLAQTAGSNGVNLPITASSTRADFVNAVFYYALIDEAETAVPAGVTVAQAILESNYGKSVPVDRATGRYSYNLFGIKGTGPAGTVQDYSWEENPTTGEWEQMLSQFKAYTSFADSIKGHSQFLLENKRYAQAFKTKNAQEFAKAIAAAGYATDSQYAAKLITLMEEWGMA from the coding sequence ATGGCTCAAGATCCCACTTGGTTAACTTTTCTCAAGGAATTATGGAATTGGATGATTGCCTTTTTTAAAAAACTATTGGCCATTCAGCCGGTCGAGGAACCGAGTGATCCGGCCGTGGATGCTCTTTTGAAGGAAATTTCCAAAGGTGTCACTGGCGATGCGACGGTTATTTTAAGCCAAAGCTATCTTCGGGCATTGGGCTTTCCCATTGGCAATTATGGTCCCAATCAAAATGGGGTCGATGGGGTTTACGGTTCCGCATCCCAGGCTTCGGTAAAACTCTTCCAGAGCATGGTTGGACTCTCAAATAGCGGTCAATTGGAGACGGGCACTTTAATTAGGCTCAAGGAGAAAGTCTACGCTCATGCCACGGTTCGTGATTTGGCGCAAACCGCCGGGTCAAACGGAGTCAATCTTCCGATCACCGCCAGCTCTACCAGAGCAGATTTTGTAAACGCCGTTTTTTATTATGCGCTGATCGATGAGGCAGAAACGGCAGTTCCGGCCGGAGTGACCGTGGCTCAGGCGATTTTGGAATCCAACTATGGTAAATCGGTTCCGGTCGACCGGGCAACCGGACGGTACAGTTATAATTTATTTGGCATTAAGGGCACCGGCCCGGCCGGCACCGTTCAGGATTATAGTTGGGAAGAGAATCCGACCACCGGCGAATGGGAACAAATGCTTTCGCAGTTTAAAGCCTACACTTCCTTTGCTGATTCCATCAAAGGCCACAGCCAATTCCTCTTGGAAAACAAACGATATGCCCAGGCTTTTAAGACCAAAAATGCTCAAGAATTTGCCAAAGCCATCGCCGCAGCCGGGTATGCCACGGATTCACAATATGCCGCTAAGTTAATTACGCTGATGGAGGAGTGGGGCATGGCATAG
- a CDS encoding DUF1540 domain-containing protein, with the protein MNRIKCNVSSCKYNDDGSVCQADQIKVKNNFGSTDNMEIGSLEGRSEARTSMETCCETFAPKSK; encoded by the coding sequence ATGAACCGGATAAAATGCAATGTTAGTAGCTGTAAGTACAATGATGACGGCAGCGTATGTCAGGCGGACCAAATCAAGGTGAAGAACAACTTCGGCTCAACCGATAATATGGAAATCGGCAGCTTGGAGGGCCGGTCAGAGGCCCGGACATCCATGGAAACCTGTTGTGAAACCTTTGCTCCAAAGAGCAAATAG